Proteins encoded together in one Coffea arabica cultivar ET-39 chromosome 2c, Coffea Arabica ET-39 HiFi, whole genome shotgun sequence window:
- the LOC113731274 gene encoding universal stress protein PHOS32-like produces METLMEDEEYNWREVKLPSLLPIVGEPELEREQGDRRRGRDILIAVDHGPNSKHAFDWAVAHFCRLADTIHLLHVVSSLENQIVYEMTQTLMEKLCVEAFQVAMVKSFARIAEGDAGKVICREAERLKPAAVVMGTRGRGIIQSVLQGSVSEFCFHHCKVAPIIIVPGKEAGNETVV; encoded by the exons atggagacgCTAATGGAAGACGAAGAGTACAATTGGAGAGAAGTTAAGCTTCCGTCGCTGCTACCGATTGTAGGGGAGCCGGAATTGGAGAGGGAGCAGGGGGACAGACGAAGGGGTCGGGACATCTTGATCGCTGTGGATCACGGGCCCAATAGCAAGCACGCCTTTGATTGGGCCGTTGCTCATTTCTGCCGTCTCGCCGATACAATCCATCTCCTCCACGTCGTCTCCA GCTTGGAGAATCAGATCGTGTATGAGATGACTCAGACACTAATGGAGAAGCTTTGTGTAGAGGCCTTTCAGGTTGCCATG GTGAAATCGTTTGCTAGAATTGCGGAAGGAGATGCAGGTAAGGTTATCTGTAGGGAAGCTGAAAGGTTGAAGCCTGCAGCCGTTGTCATGGGTACCAGGGGTCGAGGCATAATTCAGAG TGTATTGCAGGGAAGTGTGAGTGAGTTCTGCTTTCACCACTGTAAAGTAGCACCCATAATTATAGTTCCTGGAAAAG AGGCTGGGAATGAAACTGTGGTTTAG